A DNA window from Paralichthys olivaceus isolate ysfri-2021 chromosome 3, ASM2471397v2, whole genome shotgun sequence contains the following coding sequences:
- the bcar3 gene encoding breast cancer anti-estrogen resistance protein 3 isoform X3, producing MSERCDLKTLTAALCCFYHKNSVISAKFSRDQFILDCPSEKLRRELEEELKMNCEEPRSHAWYHGAIPRQVAENSVQRDGDFLIRDSLSIPGSYVLTCQWRNAAQHFKINKKVVMLNEAYSRVEYRLDREGFDSVPALIRYYVGNRKPVSQVVGAIIFQPINRGLPLRCLEEKYGLSSSHRDALMAQERRSQKRLSLNITNGHTHDNAHGAHDGTHQDNGVGRSRQLRLKDRCGSQPASLNQIQERRRPLKAHQSESFLPLGSKPQPDPLLPSPNPKSPVFRTGSEPALSPSFPRRSAEPLAGQAIRGSDSQLCPKPPPKPSKVPLARLPRSPCLQPLAPPSASCNHTDPSSSVFTAPTLDSTREETPSSAWRSGAPPAPPAKPQKFPHSSSTSLLSPPERLQPSPSDLRSCSSPEWGEPISPDSITDEGLDLQPPLCSYVDRLRREGDGEEEEAGGRRGLDRSSYHHAIAALENTSEEEEEDAGREEEGEEKRRRSGFQRPVEETESMFRPAEFGSRLLPPENKPLEMVVLKRAKELLLSHNHHSIARHLLMADCQVARILGVTPELKGQMGVSSGLELVTLPHGRQLRLDLMERHHTMAIGVAVDILGCTGSVDERASTLNRIILVALELKDTVGDLFAFTALMKALDLPQISRLEETWTTLRRNFTQTAISYEKTLKPFYKNLYEGTASSPPGVCVPLLLPLLTLMERPSITPEGAELWETSDQGCDIMLRHLEAARSVAHSAQSYTANAQKLLQGFQTDEDLLEVFKTDFQLRLLWGSRGASVNQSDRYSKFNLILTALSRKLEPPPKTQTLI from the exons TTCTCCAGAGATCAGTTCATCCTGGACTGTCCTTCAGAGAAACTCCgcagagagctggaggaggagctgaagatgAACTGTGAGGAGCCGAGAAGCCACGCGTGGTACCACGGAGCGATTCCcagacag GTTGCAGAAAACTCGGTGCAGCGTGACGGGGATTTCTTGATCCGTGATTCGCTGTCCATCCCGGGAAGTTACGTTCTGACCTGCCAGTGGCGAAACGCCGCCCAGCACTTTAAGATCAACAAGAAG GTCGTGATGCTGAATGAGGCCTACTCCAGAGTGGAGTACCGGCTGGACAGAGAAGGGTTTGACAGCGTCCCTGCACTCATCAGATACTATGTGGGCAACAGAAAACCTGTCTCACAG GTGGTCGGAGCCATCATCTTCCAGCCAATCAACAGAGGCCTTCCACTGCGCTGCCTGGAGGAGAAGTACGGGCTCTCCAGCTCCCACAGAGACGCGCTCATGGCTCAAGAGAGACGGAGTCAGAAACGTCTCAGCCTCAACATCACCAACGGACACACGCACGACAACGCACACGGCGCGCACGACGGCACACACCAGGACAACGGCGTGGGCCGAAGCCGGCAGCTCAG GTTGAAGGATCGCTGCGGCAGCCAACCAGCGAGTCTCAATCAGATCCAGGAGAGGCGACGCCCCCTCAAGGCGCACCAATCAGAGAGCTTCTTACCTCTCG GATCTAAACCTCAGCCCGACCCGCTCCTCCCCAGCCCCAACCCCAAGTCTCCGGTGTTTCGGACGGGCAGCGAGCCGGCCCTCAGCCCCTCGTTCCCCCGGAGGTCAGCCGAGCCCCTGGCAG GTCAGGCGATCCGGGGCTCCGACAGCCAGCTGTGTCCCAAACCTCCTCCCAAACCCAGCAAGGTGCCGCTGGCTCGACTCCCTCGCTCGCCCTGCCTCCAGCCGCTGGCCCCCCCGTCCGCCTCCTGTAACCACACAGACCCGTCCTCCTCCGTCTTCACAGCTCCGACTCTGGACTCCACACGCGAGGAGACTCCGTCGTCTGCGTGGAGGAGTGGAG ctcctcctgctcctcctgcgaAGCCTCAGAAGTTTCCTcacagctcctccacttctctgCTTTCACCTCCTGAACGGCTTCAGCCGAGCCCCTCGGACCTGAGGTCCTGCAGCTCGCCGGAGTGGGGGGAGCCGATCTCTCCAGACTCCATCACAGACGAAGGCCTCGACCTCCAGCCGCCGCTCTGCAGCTACGTGGACAGgctgaggagggaaggagacggcgaggaggaggaggcgggaggACGGAGAGGCCTGGACAGAAGCTCCTACCATCACGCCATCGCAGCCTTAGAGAACAccagcgaggaagaggaggaggatgcagggagggaggaggaaggagaggagaagaggaggaggagcggctTCCAGCGGCCGGTCGAGGAGACGGAGTCGATGTTCAGACCGGCAGAGTTCGGATCTCGACTCCTGCCGCCGGAGAACAAACCTCTGGAGATGGTGGTGCTGAAGAGAGCGAAGGagctgctgctcagccacaATCACCACAGCATCGCCAGACACCTGCTGATGGCCGACtgtcag GTTGCTAGGATACTGGGAGTGACTCCAGAGCTCAAAGGTCAGATGGGCGTGTCCTCCGGTCTGGAGCTGGTGACGCTGCCGCACGGTCGACAGCTGAGGCTGGACCTCATGGAAAG ACACCACACCATGGCGATAGGCGTCGCCGTGGATATTCTGGGATGTACGGGCAGCGTGGATGAGCGGGCGTCCACGTTAAATCGCATCATCCTCGTCGCGTTGGAGCTGAAGGACACGGTGGGCGACCTCTTCGCTTTCACGGCCCTGATGAAAGCTCTGGACCTGccgcag ATCAGCCGACTGGAGGAGACATGGACGACTCTACGACGGAACTTCACGCAGACGGCCATCAGCTACGAGAAGACTCTCAAACCTTTCTACAAGAACCTGTACGAGGGCACag cctcctctcccCCCGGGGTCTGCGTCCCCCTCCTGCTGCCGCTCCTCACTCTGATGGAGCGTCCGTCAATCACGCCTGAGGGGGCGGAGCTGTGGGAGACCAGCGACCAGGGCTGCGACATCATGCTGCGCCACCTGGAGGCCGCACGCAGCGTCGCGCACAGCGCACAGAGCTACACAGCCAACGCACAGAAACTGTTACAAG ggTTTCAGACTGACGAAGACCTGCTGGAGGTCTTCAAAACAGACTTCCAGCTGCGGCTGCTGTGGGGAAGCCGCGGAGCTTCGGTCAACCAATCGGATCGCTACAGCAAAttcaacctcatcctcactgcgCTGTCACGGAAACTGGAGCCCCCACCCAAAACTCAAACCTTAATCTGA